The Sulfitobacter sp. S223 genome has a window encoding:
- a CDS encoding cyclase family protein, whose protein sequence is MHFRKITALCLGLTFGSGAALADCSSTSQWGAEDTLGSANLVSPERTLEAAKLIKQGKSMPLGIAIGPNTPAFPPRSLSLQIVQPNQQGGQKLSGFGYEGNYNDDILQTWIGIGSQLDGLGHLGEGGHYYNCLDEKEISAITGLTKLGTHAVPPLVGRAVILDMAAHAGVEVMAAGQHFGSEDIKAAAEAQNVTMGEGDIILFHTGWTEGMLESDPAAWGGTEPGLNNEGAVYIASLNPMAVGADTWGLEPIPAPQGDKVFYGHVTLLKENGIYILETMNVGPLLREGVNEFMFVLGQPRIVGTVQAMINPVALY, encoded by the coding sequence ATGCATTTTAGAAAAATTACTGCTCTTTGTCTCGGGCTCACGTTTGGCTCTGGGGCCGCTTTAGCTGATTGTAGTTCAACCAGCCAATGGGGTGCAGAGGATACGCTTGGATCTGCCAACCTTGTATCACCCGAACGAACGCTGGAAGCAGCCAAGTTGATTAAACAAGGCAAGTCTATGCCATTGGGTATCGCGATAGGCCCGAATACACCGGCATTCCCGCCACGCTCGCTTAGTCTGCAAATTGTGCAGCCCAATCAGCAGGGCGGCCAAAAACTGTCGGGTTTCGGATACGAAGGAAACTACAACGACGATATCTTGCAAACGTGGATTGGCATTGGATCCCAGTTGGATGGATTGGGACACCTTGGCGAAGGCGGACACTATTACAACTGTCTGGACGAGAAAGAGATCAGCGCGATCACGGGCCTGACAAAGCTGGGCACACATGCGGTGCCACCACTGGTCGGTCGCGCGGTAATTCTGGATATGGCCGCGCATGCTGGCGTTGAAGTAATGGCTGCTGGCCAGCATTTCGGATCAGAAGATATCAAAGCAGCCGCAGAAGCGCAGAACGTGACCATGGGTGAAGGTGACATCATCCTGTTTCACACCGGTTGGACCGAAGGAATGCTGGAAAGCGACCCCGCAGCGTGGGGCGGAACCGAGCCGGGCCTGAACAACGAGGGCGCCGTCTACATCGCCTCACTCAACCCGATGGCCGTTGGTGCAGATACATGGGGCTTAGAGCCAATCCCCGCACCGCAAGGAGACAAAGTTTTCTACGGGCACGTCACCCTGCTGAAGGAAAACGGTATCTACATTCTGGAAACGATGAACGTTGGTCCCTTGCTGCGCGAAGGCGTGAACGAATTCATGTTCGTTCTGGGACAGCCCCGGATCGTTGGCACAGTACAAGCCATGATCAATCCGGTTGCGTTGTATTAG
- a CDS encoding amidohydrolase, with protein sequence MLTNLDLMELTAFRRDLHRNPELSGEEVETARTIASALKQLAPTRIITGLGGHGVAAVFDSGVEGPTVLFRAELDALPIAEINNIPWASQRPGKSHVCGHDGHMTMLLALGRMISRQPVAKGRVVLMFQPAEEDGSGAKAVVADPAYKDIQGDWAFAIHIEPGRPFGYVSTCPGLINCASLGLLIKLVGKTAHAADPEDGVSPALAVAKLLPALDALGHGGKLDDDFRLVTITHTRIGEPSFGVAPGEAVVYATLRTSMDKGMAQIEADARSIATAVADEFELGVEFDVQDNFAASINHPKAYHVAAAAMDAINVPHGDTGVPMRASEDFGVFGWGAKAAMLCLGPGEDFAALHNPDYDFADDLIPIGSAIFERIARDLLGKA encoded by the coding sequence ATGCTTACAAATCTTGACCTTATGGAGCTAACCGCATTTCGACGCGATCTGCATCGCAATCCCGAATTGTCCGGTGAAGAGGTGGAGACCGCCCGCACTATCGCTTCCGCGCTAAAGCAACTGGCCCCGACCCGCATTATCACGGGGCTTGGTGGCCACGGCGTTGCCGCCGTTTTCGACAGTGGCGTTGAGGGGCCGACCGTTCTATTTCGTGCCGAGCTTGATGCGTTGCCAATCGCCGAGATCAACAATATTCCCTGGGCGTCACAAAGACCTGGGAAAAGCCATGTGTGCGGCCATGACGGTCACATGACAATGCTGCTTGCGCTGGGGCGTATGATATCGCGGCAGCCGGTTGCTAAGGGGCGTGTTGTGTTGATGTTCCAACCCGCAGAGGAAGACGGCAGTGGTGCCAAAGCAGTGGTCGCTGACCCGGCGTATAAAGACATTCAGGGCGATTGGGCCTTTGCTATCCACATCGAACCCGGACGGCCGTTCGGATATGTTTCGACATGTCCCGGGTTGATCAACTGCGCTTCGCTCGGCTTGCTGATCAAGCTGGTCGGTAAGACGGCCCATGCGGCGGATCCCGAAGATGGCGTTTCACCCGCACTGGCGGTTGCAAAGCTGTTGCCGGCTCTTGATGCGCTCGGGCATGGGGGGAAGCTGGACGACGATTTCCGGTTGGTCACAATCACGCATACAAGGATTGGAGAACCTTCCTTTGGCGTGGCACCGGGAGAGGCAGTGGTTTACGCAACGCTGCGCACTTCAATGGATAAAGGAATGGCGCAGATCGAAGCGGATGCACGCTCGATTGCTACCGCTGTTGCTGACGAATTCGAACTGGGCGTAGAGTTTGATGTTCAGGACAATTTCGCGGCGTCGATCAATCACCCTAAAGCATATCATGTCGCAGCAGCAGCGATGGATGCCATCAACGTACCTCACGGAGACACCGGCGTTCCGATGCGGGCGTCCGAGGATTTCGGTGTATTCGGGTGGGGTGCCAAGGCAGCAATGCTGTGCCTTGGACCAGGCGAGGATTTTGCCGCGCTTCATAACCCCGACTACGATTTTGCCGACGATCTAATCCCGATCGGTTCCGCCATATTCGAGCGGATCGCGCGTGATCTGCTAGGTAAAGCCTGA
- the cobO gene encoding cob(I)yrinic acid a,c-diamide adenosyltransferase: MTDSNDHKQKMQERQAEQRKRVSELQDPEKGLVLVHTGAGKGKSSSAFGVVVRALGWKQKVGVVQFIKGKWKTGERQFFDRLGEVTWHTMGEGFTWDTQDKERDIAAAQAAFAKGREMMESGDYDLIVMDEINIAMRYDYLSVEDVIAGLNARDKRTGVILTGRDAKPELCEFADLVTEMTEVKHPFKAGIKAQRGVDF, from the coding sequence ATGACCGATAGCAACGACCACAAGCAAAAGATGCAAGAGCGTCAAGCAGAGCAGCGCAAGCGCGTTTCCGAGCTGCAAGACCCCGAAAAAGGTCTGGTGCTGGTGCACACTGGCGCTGGTAAAGGAAAATCCTCTTCCGCGTTCGGCGTGGTCGTGCGCGCCTTGGGTTGGAAACAGAAAGTCGGCGTCGTCCAGTTTATCAAAGGCAAATGGAAAACCGGCGAACGACAGTTTTTTGACCGGCTGGGCGAAGTGACGTGGCACACTATGGGCGAAGGTTTCACTTGGGACACCCAAGACAAGGAACGCGATATTGCAGCAGCACAAGCCGCATTCGCCAAGGGCCGCGAGATGATGGAAAGCGGTGACTACGACCTGATCGTCATGGACGAAATCAACATCGCGATGCGCTATGACTACCTGTCAGTGGAAGACGTGATTGCCGGCCTGAACGCCCGCGACAAACGTACTGGTGTTATTCTGACGGGCCGCGACGCCAAACCTGAACTGTGTGAATTTGCGGATCTTGTCACTGAAATGACCGAAGTAAAGCACCCGTTCAAAGCCGGGATCAAAGCCCAGCGCGGTGTCGATTTCTAA
- a CDS encoding DMT family transporter yields the protein MPQDMTQNRPGTAIALRLSSLFLFMVMAALIKAASETVPPPQAVFFRSFFAFPVILIWLWQKHDLRRGLIAQNFMGHVWRGLFGTTAMALTFGGLGLLPLPEVTAIGYATPMFTVLFAALLLGERVRLFRLSAVALGLIGVMIVLAPRLSLDSDAVTRTATIGALMVVGASILRALVQIHVRKLVQTENTAAIVFYFSLTATCLSLLTYPLGELTGWAGLDWVTPSWRVTGFMISAGLIGGVAQILVTSSLRFGPASMLAPFDYSSMIFASFIGWVVFGELPTPAILSGAALVIAGGVLIIWRERQLGLDRSKSKANVPPQGTPE from the coding sequence TATGACTCAGAACAGGCCGGGCACGGCCATTGCCCTTCGGCTGTCATCCCTCTTTTTATTCATGGTAATGGCAGCGCTTATCAAAGCCGCGTCCGAGACTGTCCCCCCCCCGCAGGCTGTCTTTTTTCGATCGTTCTTTGCGTTTCCGGTGATCCTGATCTGGCTCTGGCAAAAGCATGATCTGCGCCGGGGCCTGATTGCTCAAAACTTTATGGGTCACGTCTGGCGCGGTCTTTTCGGAACCACAGCGATGGCGCTTACCTTTGGCGGGCTTGGGCTACTGCCGCTGCCAGAAGTGACTGCAATCGGTTATGCGACACCCATGTTCACGGTTCTCTTCGCCGCGCTGCTATTGGGTGAGCGGGTGCGCCTGTTTCGCCTCTCTGCAGTAGCGCTTGGCCTGATTGGCGTGATGATTGTCTTGGCGCCGCGCCTGTCCCTCGACAGCGACGCCGTCACGCGCACAGCAACCATCGGCGCGCTTATGGTGGTGGGTGCCTCGATCCTGCGGGCGTTGGTCCAGATACATGTCAGAAAATTGGTTCAAACTGAGAACACTGCAGCAATTGTGTTCTACTTTTCGCTTACCGCGACATGCCTGTCCCTGCTGACCTACCCCTTGGGCGAATTGACGGGTTGGGCCGGGCTTGACTGGGTCACACCAAGCTGGCGTGTCACGGGCTTTATGATCTCTGCTGGCCTCATTGGCGGGGTTGCACAAATTCTGGTCACCTCTTCACTGCGTTTCGGGCCGGCCTCGATGCTGGCGCCTTTCGATTATTCATCAATGATCTTTGCCAGCTTCATTGGCTGGGTCGTTTTTGGAGAGCTTCCCACACCAGCAATTCTAAGCGGTGCGGCACTTGTTATTGCGGGCGGAGTCCTCATTATCTGGCGAGAACGGCAGTTGGGGCTGGACAGGAGCAAATCAAAAGCCAATGTGCCGCCCCAAGGAACCCCCGAATAA